A region from the Candidatus Deferrimicrobium sp. genome encodes:
- a CDS encoding universal stress protein, translated as MYEKILVPLDGSALAERAIRHAQEIAHGTKSEILLLQAVNLPMPVVPEAVLIPDAKWLDEARKEAARYLEGIAAPLREAGLRVRTLLDDRPPADAILHVATREEVDLIVMSTHGRGGFSRLLMGSVAESVFRATSRTVMLVKPERPAVAAQHDEEWYLHIP; from the coding sequence ATGTACGAGAAGATCCTCGTCCCTCTGGATGGGTCCGCCCTCGCGGAGCGGGCGATCCGTCATGCGCAAGAGATCGCCCACGGAACCAAAAGCGAAATTCTCCTGCTGCAGGCCGTCAACCTTCCGATGCCCGTCGTCCCCGAAGCCGTCCTGATTCCCGACGCCAAGTGGCTCGACGAGGCGAGGAAGGAAGCCGCCCGGTACCTTGAAGGGATTGCCGCGCCGCTGCGCGAGGCGGGGTTGCGCGTCCGTACGCTGCTGGACGATCGGCCCCCCGCCGACGCGATCCTTCATGTGGCCACGCGCGAGGAGGTCGACCTGATCGTCATGAGCACGCACGGACGCGGCGGGTTCTCCCGCCTGCTGATGGGAAGCGTTGCGGAGAGCGTGTTCCGGGCGACGTCGCGGACGGTGATGCTCGTGAAACCCGAGCGGCCTGCCGTCGCGGCGCAACATGACGAGGAGTGGTACCTCCACATTCCGTAG